In Cyanobium sp. Tous-M-B4, a single genomic region encodes these proteins:
- a CDS encoding cytochrome P450, translated as MSGVLETLAFFRDPDFARSRFERYGDVYETSLLGQRTVFIRGGQAIGDLFAQGDAVQGWWPDSVRELLGPLSLANRNGADHKARRRVVGQLFASAALKRYSPTIVALVNELSQELLASDAPVALVPKLRRFAFSVIASTVLGLDPIDREALFVDFETWCQGLFSLPLALPGSPYARARQARQRLLKRLGAVLKKAQSAMASGAPIAAGGLDLLAGGLDQAGLPLGDDDVAEQLLLLLFAGYETTASALSCLLLTLLQHPAELDWLREELDVLPWPPEEGEAGSATDALRAPRLDAVVKEVMRLTPPVGGFFRRTLKPIALAGVLVPADRVVQVSIAASQRHGADTEDLAIFRPQRHLDGDTTVTLLPYGGGERVCLGKALAELEIRLLAVGLLKQVTLALEADQDLTLRVIPSPSPADGLLVRARSTAS; from the coding sequence CTGAGCGGAGTGCTCGAGACCCTTGCCTTCTTTCGCGATCCTGATTTCGCCCGCTCTCGCTTCGAGCGCTACGGCGATGTGTACGAAACCAGCCTGCTGGGGCAACGGACCGTATTCATTCGCGGTGGCCAGGCGATCGGCGACTTGTTTGCCCAGGGCGATGCGGTTCAGGGCTGGTGGCCCGACAGTGTGCGAGAGCTGCTGGGGCCCCTGTCGTTGGCGAACCGCAACGGCGCCGACCACAAAGCCCGCCGCCGGGTGGTGGGCCAGCTGTTCGCCTCTGCTGCCCTCAAGCGCTATAGCCCGACGATCGTGGCGCTGGTCAACGAGCTCAGCCAGGAGCTGCTCGCTTCAGACGCGCCGGTGGCCCTGGTGCCAAAGCTGCGGCGTTTTGCCTTCAGCGTGATTGCGAGCACGGTGCTGGGGCTAGACCCCATCGATCGCGAGGCCCTGTTCGTAGATTTTGAAACCTGGTGCCAGGGTCTCTTCTCACTTCCCCTGGCGTTGCCCGGCAGCCCCTACGCCCGTGCCCGCCAAGCCCGCCAACGTCTGCTTAAGCGTCTAGGCGCTGTGCTCAAGAAGGCGCAGTCCGCCATGGCATCTGGAGCACCCATCGCCGCCGGCGGCCTTGATCTGCTAGCCGGTGGCCTCGATCAAGCCGGTCTCCCCCTGGGCGACGACGACGTGGCGGAGCAGCTTCTACTGCTGCTGTTTGCCGGCTACGAAACCACCGCCTCCGCCCTGAGCTGCTTGCTTCTGACCCTGCTGCAACACCCAGCCGAGCTGGACTGGCTAAGGGAGGAACTCGACGTCTTGCCGTGGCCGCCGGAGGAGGGGGAGGCTGGGAGCGCCACCGACGCCCTCCGTGCCCCGCGGCTCGATGCGGTCGTGAAGGAGGTGATGCGGCTGACCCCGCCAGTGGGTGGTTTCTTCCGCCGCACCCTGAAGCCCATTGCCCTAGCGGGTGTACTGGTGCCAGCCGATCGGGTGGTGCAGGTGAGCATCGCCGCCAGCCAGCGCCATGGGGCCGATACGGAGGATCTGGCAATCTTCCGCCCGCAGCGGCATTTGGACGGTGACACCACGGTCACCTTGCTGCCTTATGGAGGTGGTGAGCGGGTGTGCCTGGGCAAGGCGCTTGCGGAGCTGGAAATCCGGCTGCTGGCGGTGGGGCTGCTCAAACAGGTGACCTTGGCGCTGGAGGCGGATCAGGACCTGACGCTCAGGGTCATCCCTAGCCCCTCGCCGGCAGATGGCCTGCTAGTTCGCGCTCGTTCCACAGCCAGCTAA